The region TTGAAGGTCTAATTCTCCTGCAGCAATCAATCGGGAAGGAACGCCGGCCATTGAGTTGGACGATCGGCCCACAAGAGGTGATTCGTGCGAGACCTCCGAGTCTGCGTGATCTCAAGCGGCCTGACCGGCGGAAAACGACTGAGCTGCGTACGCCCGACAGAGTTTAACGAATGCGTGATGACCTTGCCATTCCCAGCGTTGTTCATGAACTTGAGGAACGATTCGGCGCTAACGTCCTCACGCCGCAGGAGACACATGACGGAATCCCGACCCTTTGGGTCGCCAAGGATGCCGCACATCCTATTTTGGCCTACCTGAAAACGAACATCGGCCGACCTTATCGTACCCTTTTCGATCTGACCGCCATCGACGAACGCCATCGACGCCGCCGCGAGGACCAACCGCGGAGTAACTTCACCGTCGTCTATCAATTGCTCTCCTATGAGCGAAACTCGGACGTCCGCATCAAGGTCGCGCTTACAGGCGAACCACCTTCGCTACCCAGCGTGACAGATCTCTGGCCAGCTGCAAATTGGTATGAGTGCGAAGCATGGGACATGTTCGGGATCGGCTTCCAAGATCATCCGCATCTGCGACGCATCCTCATGCCGCCAACTTGGGATGGCCATCCTTTACGCAAGGATCATCCCGCCCGCGCGACTGAATCCGGCTTATTTGAGCTGTCCTCGAAGAAAGAAGATTTCGAGCAAGAATCCCTGCGCTTCAAACCCGAAGATTGGGGACTGCAACGTCGACGCGACACGGATGAGTTCATGTTCTTGAATTTGGGCCCGAACCACCCGAGCGTTCATGGCGTATTTCGCATTGTTCTCCAACTCGATGGCGAGGAGATCGTCAATGCCGTTCCTGACATCGGCTATCACCATCGCGGCGCTGAGAAGATGGGCGAAAGACAATCATGGCACACGTATATCCCTTACACAGACCGCGTGGACTATCTGAGTGGTGTAATGAACAATTTTCCTTACGTGCTCGCTGTTGAAAAACTTGCCGGAATCAGTGTGCCAGATCGGGCGAAGGTGATCCGGATTATGCTTGCGGAATTGTTTCGCGTCATAAATCATCTGGTGTTCTACGGCACGATGGCCCAGGACGTCGGCGCACTCTCGCCGGTTTTTTATATGTTCACAGACCGTGAGCGTGCGTTCGGGGTCATAGAGGCCATCTGCGGCTTTCGTATGCATCCAGCCTGGTTCCGAATTGGCGGCGTGGCTCAGGATCTGCCTCAGGGATGGGACCATCTAGTCAGCGAGTTTGTCGCTTATATGTCGGCGCGGCTAAATGAATACGACAAGCTGGTGATGCAAAACCGAATCTTCAAGCTTCGAACGCGTGGAGTCGGCTCTTACTCCCTCGATGAAGCCATAGACTGGGGCGCCACTGGACCTGGTCTAAGAGCATGCGGATTCGAGTGGGATTATCGCAAAAAGCGACCTTATTCGGGCTATGAGCAATTCGACTTCGAAATACCAACCGGAGTTCATGGCGATTGTTACGACCGTACGGCGGTACGGGTTGAAGAAATTCGGCAGAGCCTGCGCATAATCGCACAGTGTCTCAAGAATATGCCCGCGGGTTCCTATAAGGCGCTGCACCCCGTCACAACGCCCCCGCTTAAGGAGCGCACAATACACGATATCGAGACGCTGATCGCCCATTTTCTCAACGTGAGTTGGGGGCCGGTGATACCTCCCGGCGAGGCGAGCGTTTGTATCGAAGCCTCGAAGGGCTTGAACAGTTATTACTTAATTAGCGACGGCGGCACGATGTCCTACCGAACGCGTATCCGCACGCCGTCGTTCCCTCATCTGCAGATGATTCCGTTGATGTGTCGCAACGCGATGGTGCCCGATCTAATTGCTGCTCTCGGCAGCATCGACTTTGTGATGGCGGATGTCGACCGTTGAGGAGCGAAATCATGTTGTCCTTCGACGAAAACAAAACAATTTCCAAACTGGCCGACCGCTACGAGAAGAAGCGCGGCGCTTGCGTCGAGGCGCTGAAGATGGTTCAGCGCTGGCGCGGTTGGATCTCCGATGAGGACCTTAACGACGTCGCGCGTTGCCTGGATATGTCGGCGGACGAGCTCGACGGTGTCGCGACCTTCTACAATCTCATATTCCGCCACCCAGTTGGATGGCATACCATCCTGATCTGCGATAGCGTCTCTTGCTGGATCATGGGGTGCAGTGCGCTGCGCGATCATTTAGAGAAAGAGCTTCATTTGAAGCTTGGGGAAACCACAGCCGATGGGCGCTTCACCCTGCTGCCCACGGCTTGCCTCGGAGCTTGCGACCATGCGCCAGTGATCATGATCGACGGCGATCTGCACGGCGACCTTTCTCCTGGTAAGCTGAGCGAAGCTCTCGCTTCATACCGGTGACGGACGCGTCAATGGAGCGACCCCTCACCAAAAACATCCGTCCGGGTGAAGAGCCGTTATCGCTCGAAGCTTATGTGCGCATGGGAGGCTATGAAGCGGTGCGGAAGGCGCTTCGCGAGATGACGCCAGACGATGTGGTAAAGATGGTCACAGAATCTAACTTAAGAGGTCGCGGGGGCGCGGGATTCCCGACGGGCAGGAAATGGAGCTTAGCGCCCAAGGATGACCGACGCCCGAGGTATTTCGTTGTCAACGCCGACGAAATGGAGCCCGGCGCATTCAAAGACCGGATGCTGCTTGAAGGCAATCCCCATCAGTTGATTGAAGGGATTGTGGTGAGCGCTTTCGCCACGCATGCAAATGTCGCGTTCATTTTCCTTCGAGCCGAATATACGCTCGCCGCCCGTCGCCTCGAGCGCGCGATCGCCGAGGCCTACGCCAAGGGTTATCTTGGCAGGAGCATCGTCGAGTCGGACTTCGACCTCGCGCTCCATCTTCACACAGGCGCCGGCCGGTATATCTGCGGCGAGGAAACCGCCCTCCTTACAGCGCTCGAAGGCAACCGCGCTATTCCCCGGGCGAAGCCGCCTTACCCGCAAACCAGCGGGCTCTGGGGCAAGCCCACCATCATCAACAATGTCGAGACCGTTGTTAACGTGCCCCACATTATCAATCGAGGCGCCGAGTGGTTCCGGGGTCTCAGCCGCGGCTCGGACGGGGGCACAAAAATTTATGGGCTAAGCGGCCACGTGAAGCATCCCGGCTCATGGGAGCTCCCGATGGGAACGACGATTCGGGAAATCCTCGAGGAGCATGGCGGGGGAATGCGCGAAGGCTATAGCTTTCGCGCGCTATTGCCGGGCGGCGCCTCGACCGAATTTCTCCTGGAGGAGCATCTCGACGTAGCCATGGACTTCCAATCCGTAGAAGAGGTCGGAAGCCGCCTGGGAACCGGCACGATAATTGTTCTCGACGGACAAACCTGCCCCGTCGGGATGCTGCATAATCTTGAGCATTTTTTCGCGAGAGAGTCTTGTGGGTGGTGCACGCCATGTCGCGACGGCTTGCCGTGGACGGAACGGATTCTGGCCGCCTTCGAGGAAGGGGAAGGAGAGCCGGGCGATCTCGAGATCTTGGCCATGCACACGCAATTCCTCGGCCCCGGCAAAACATTCTGCGCGCTCGCCCCTGGCGCGATGGAGCCGCTCAAGAGCGGACTCCGGTATTTTCGGAAGGATTTCGAGCGCCATATCACAGAGAAGCGATGCCCCTGGAGGTAGAACCGTGACGACGCTCCACATTGACGGGGAGGAATACGACGTCGAGACGGGCGACAATCTCCTGCACGCTTGCCTCTCGCTAGGACTAAATGTCCCCTACTTCTGCTGGCATCCAGCGATGGGTTCGGTTGGCGCTTGCAGACAATGCGCAGTGAAGCTGTTTCACGACGAAACCGACGCGCGTGGCCGCATTGTTATGTCATGCATGACGCCCGCGACGGACAACGCGCGTCTCTCCGTCAACGATCCTGAGGTAATCGCCTTTCGGGCGAGCGTCATCGAATGGCTGATGACAAATCACCCCCATGATTGCCCAGTATGCGAGGAAGGAGGCGAGTGTCATCTGCAAGATATGACGTTGATGACGGGACATATTTACCGGCGTTACCGGTTTAAAAAGCGGACGCATAAGAACCAGTATCTTGGCCCTTTTCTCACCCACGAGATGAATCGGTGTATCGCATGCTATCGTTGCGTTCGCTTCTATCGCGATTATGCGGGAGGGCGCGACTTCGACGTTTTCGCCATACACCGCAATGTTTATTTCGGCCGCCACGACGACGGCGTGCTCGAAAACGAATTCAGCGGCAACCTAGCCGAGGTATGCCCGACGGGCGTTTTCGACGACAAGCCATTCGCAGCACTTTACAACCGCAAATGGGACCTCGCGGCGGCGCCGTCGATCTGCGTCCATTGCGGCGTCGGCTGCAATACATCGGTCAATGCGCGCCTTGGAGCCGTGCATCGTGTCATCAACCGATACAATGGCCAGATCAATGGCTATTTCCTATGCGATCGAGGCAGATTCGGTCGCGGCTTCCTCGATGTCGAGAGCCGAGCGCGGCAAGCTTTTAGGCGGCTAAGCAAAGGCGCCGCGCTAGAATATGCGACAAAAAGCCAAGCGCTCGATCATTTCGGTCGAATCCTCACTGGCGGCAAGGCGATCGGAATCGGATCGCCACGCGCCTCGCTGGAGGCTAATTTCGCGCTCCGCGAGTTGGTTGGCGCTGAAAACTTTTATCTGGGCGTGTCAGAGCCACAACAAGAACTCATCGCCCTAACGCTAGAAATCCTGCGGGACGGGCCGGCCGGAACCGCTTCGGTTAAGGATGCGGAGCAAGCGGACGGCATATTGGTGCTTGGCGAGGATGTTGCAAACACTGCGCCTCGCTTTGCCTTGGCCCTTCGTCAGGCGGCCCGCCAGAGATCATTGGAGATGGCGGACAAACTCAAGATACCAAGATGGCAAGACGCAGGCGTGCGAGAAGCGGCCGGGGGACAAAGAAGTCCCTTTTTTATCGCGACTCCCGACGCGACACGGCTCGATGACGTGGCCACGCGAGTTTACCGCGCCGCTTCTGATGACATCGCCCGGTTCGGTTTTGCTGTCGCTCATGAAATTGATGACGCGGCGCCGCTGGTTCACGATCTCTCGGACGAGATC is a window of Methylocystis sp. IM3 DNA encoding:
- the nuoC gene encoding NADH-quinone oxidoreductase subunit C/D, producing MRDDLAIPSVVHELEERFGANVLTPQETHDGIPTLWVAKDAAHPILAYLKTNIGRPYRTLFDLTAIDERHRRRREDQPRSNFTVVYQLLSYERNSDVRIKVALTGEPPSLPSVTDLWPAANWYECEAWDMFGIGFQDHPHLRRILMPPTWDGHPLRKDHPARATESGLFELSSKKEDFEQESLRFKPEDWGLQRRRDTDEFMFLNLGPNHPSVHGVFRIVLQLDGEEIVNAVPDIGYHHRGAEKMGERQSWHTYIPYTDRVDYLSGVMNNFPYVLAVEKLAGISVPDRAKVIRIMLAELFRVINHLVFYGTMAQDVGALSPVFYMFTDRERAFGVIEAICGFRMHPAWFRIGGVAQDLPQGWDHLVSEFVAYMSARLNEYDKLVMQNRIFKLRTRGVGSYSLDEAIDWGATGPGLRACGFEWDYRKKRPYSGYEQFDFEIPTGVHGDCYDRTAVRVEEIRQSLRIIAQCLKNMPAGSYKALHPVTTPPLKERTIHDIETLIAHFLNVSWGPVIPPGEASVCIEASKGLNSYYLISDGGTMSYRTRIRTPSFPHLQMIPLMCRNAMVPDLIAALGSIDFVMADVDR
- the nuoE gene encoding NADH-quinone oxidoreductase subunit NuoE encodes the protein MLSFDENKTISKLADRYEKKRGACVEALKMVQRWRGWISDEDLNDVARCLDMSADELDGVATFYNLIFRHPVGWHTILICDSVSCWIMGCSALRDHLEKELHLKLGETTADGRFTLLPTACLGACDHAPVIMIDGDLHGDLSPGKLSEALASYR
- the nuoF gene encoding NADH-quinone oxidoreductase subunit NuoF; the encoded protein is MERPLTKNIRPGEEPLSLEAYVRMGGYEAVRKALREMTPDDVVKMVTESNLRGRGGAGFPTGRKWSLAPKDDRRPRYFVVNADEMEPGAFKDRMLLEGNPHQLIEGIVVSAFATHANVAFIFLRAEYTLAARRLERAIAEAYAKGYLGRSIVESDFDLALHLHTGAGRYICGEETALLTALEGNRAIPRAKPPYPQTSGLWGKPTIINNVETVVNVPHIINRGAEWFRGLSRGSDGGTKIYGLSGHVKHPGSWELPMGTTIREILEEHGGGMREGYSFRALLPGGASTEFLLEEHLDVAMDFQSVEEVGSRLGTGTIIVLDGQTCPVGMLHNLEHFFARESCGWCTPCRDGLPWTERILAAFEEGEGEPGDLEILAMHTQFLGPGKTFCALAPGAMEPLKSGLRYFRKDFERHITEKRCPWR
- the nuoG gene encoding NADH-quinone oxidoreductase subunit NuoG codes for the protein MTTLHIDGEEYDVETGDNLLHACLSLGLNVPYFCWHPAMGSVGACRQCAVKLFHDETDARGRIVMSCMTPATDNARLSVNDPEVIAFRASVIEWLMTNHPHDCPVCEEGGECHLQDMTLMTGHIYRRYRFKKRTHKNQYLGPFLTHEMNRCIACYRCVRFYRDYAGGRDFDVFAIHRNVYFGRHDDGVLENEFSGNLAEVCPTGVFDDKPFAALYNRKWDLAAAPSICVHCGVGCNTSVNARLGAVHRVINRYNGQINGYFLCDRGRFGRGFLDVESRARQAFRRLSKGAALEYATKSQALDHFGRILTGGKAIGIGSPRASLEANFALRELVGAENFYLGVSEPQQELIALTLEILRDGPAGTASVKDAEQADGILVLGEDVANTAPRFALALRQAARQRSLEMADKLKIPRWQDAGVREAAGGQRSPFFIATPDATRLDDVATRVYRAASDDIARFGFAVAHEIDDAAPLVHDLSDEIRAVACQVAQGLKEAKRPLVVAGASCVSRPVVEAAANVAWALRRTSRSAKLYLALPECNSMGLGLMGGGTLPSALRALKEGTADTLIVLENDLYRRADAATVESFFKLARDVVVLDQLLHDTARKATLVLPAGAFAEVDGTLVNSEGRAQRYFKVLAPAGEIQESWRWLSDGLAWVGRAPHPPWLQLDDVIAACATAIPALSPITRAAPSADFRVSGSKIARDPHRYSGRTAIDAGRTIHEPKPPDDPDTPFSYSMEGYYGPLPSALIPYFWTPGWNSVRALNKFQEEVGDALRGGDPGVRLIEPRPQATPRYFDKAPAAFKPRRDEWIIAPLYEVFGSEELSGTAPAVRERVPAPYIALNLQDAARLHVGEGGLVAVSVEDAVFRLRVKVRPALPPGVAGAVMGLSGSIDARLPAWGKITPAYGISKGQPR